The genomic region GTCGGCGGTTCCGATCCGCGACTCCTCGCCGAGATGCGACGGCTTCAGCAGCGCGTCCAGGACCTTGAGTCCGAGCTCGTACGGATTCAGTCCGAAAATGACGCGCTGAACGCGGCCGCCGCTCACCACGACGGAGACTCGCTGCTCGACAGCATCGAGATCGACGTACCCCAGGCGGAGCCTGCGCTCACCTGATCCGCTCAATTCGTCGCTCGACTCCAGCCCCGCATGATCTGCAAGGGACGCTCCGGCGTCCCTTCTTTCTTTCGGCGCCGCGCCCCACGGCATGAGGCCAGGTGGGCGGCTGATTCCTTTTGAGCTCAGTTGTGCCCTGCACCTTCATGGGTGAAACCGAACGCGAAAGGTAGAGTCCGGCGGCGTGCACCTCAAGTCCCTGACCCTGCGCGGCTTCAAATCCTTTGCATCCGCCACCACCCTGCGCTTCGAACCCGGCATCACCTGTGTCGTGGGTCCGAACGGCTCCGGCAAGTCCAATGTGGTGGACGCGCTGTCCTGGGTCATGGGCGAACAAGGGGCCAAGTCCCTGCGCGGCGGGAAGATGGAAGACGTCATCTTCGCCGGGACCACCGGACGTCCGCCGCTCGGCCGCGCCGAGGTCTCCCTCACGATCGACAACTCCGACGGCGCGCTGCCCATCGACTACGCCGAAGTCACCATCACCCGCATCATGTTCCGCGGCGGCAGCAGCGAGTACCAGATCAACGGCGACACCTGCCGCCTGCTCGACATCCAGGAGCTGCTCTCCGACTCCGGCATCGGCCGCGAGATGCACGTCATCGTCGGACAGGGCCAGCTGGACTCCGTCCTGCACGCGGATCCCATGGGGCGCCGCGCCTTCATCGAGGAAGCGGCCGGCGTACTCAAGCACCGCAAGCGCAAGGAGAAGGCGCTGCGGAAGCTCGACGCGATGCAGGCCAACCTCGCACGCGTACAGGACCTCAACGAAGAGCTGCGGCGCCAGCTGAAGCCCCTGGGTCGACAGGCCGCGGTGGCCCGGCGGGCAGCCGTCATCCAGGCGGACCTGCGCGACGCGCGGCTCCGGCTGCTCGCCGACGACCTGGTCACGCTGCGCCGCGCGCTCGACGCGGAGATCGCGGACGAGGCGGCGCTGAAGGAACGCAAGGAGGCCGCCGAGGCCCGGCTCGCCGAGGCGCTGCGGCGCGAGGCGGAACTGGAGGAGGCCGTACGGGAGCTCGCGCCGCGGCTCCAGCGGGCGCAGCGGACCTGGTACGAGCTCTCGCAGCTCGCCGAGCGGGTACGGGGGACCGCGTCCCTGGCCGACGCGCGGGTCAAGAGCGCGACCGCCCCCGTGGAGGAGGAGCGGCGGGGGCGCGACCCGGAGGACATGGAAAGGGAGGCCGCCCGGATCCGCGAGCAGGAGGCGGAACTGACGGCGGCCCTGGAGGCGGCCTCCCACGCGCTGGAGGACACGGCCGCGCACCGGGCGGAGCTGGAGCGGGCACTGGCCGCGGAGGAGCGGCGGCTGCGCGACGCCGCGCGGGCCATCGCGGACCGGCGCGAGGCACTGGCCCGGCTGACGGGGCGGCTCGGCGCGGCCCGCTCCCGGGCGGGCGCCGCGCAGGCCGAGATCGACCGGCTCGTCGCGGCGCGGGACGAGGCCGAGGCCCGGGCGGTGGCCGCGCAGGAGGAGTACGAGGCCCTGGCGGAGGAGGTCGGCGGTCTCGACGACGCTTCGGTGGAGGGCGAGTACGAGGCCGCCCGGGCCGCGCTCGCGGCGGCGGAGGCCGAACTGGGCGCGGCGCGCGACGCCCTGACGGCGGCGGAACGCTCGCGCGCGGCGGTGTCGGCGCGGCGGGACGCGCTGGCGCTCGGGCTACGCCGCAAGGACGGCACGGGCGCGCTGCTCGCGGCGCGGGTGCAGCTGGCCGGGCTGCTGGGACCGGCGGCGGAGCGGCTGTCGGTGACCCCGGGGTACGAGGCGGCGGTGGCCGCTGCGCTGGGCTCGGCGGCGGATGCGCTGGCCGTGGCCTCGCCGGGCGCGGCGGCCGAGGCGATCCGTCACCTGCGCGGTACGGACGCCGGCCGCGCCACCCTCCTGATCACCCCGCCGCCGGTCCTGCCGGCCCAGAGCCAGGCCCCGGCCCACGCCCCGGCCGATCCGTCCGCCCCGCCGCTGCCGGGCCGGGCCTCGGGCCCGGGGGCTGCCGTCCCCGGCCAGGTCCTGGCCGAGGCCGGGGGAGGCTCTCCTCACCCCACCGCTTCCCGGAACCGGGTTCTGCCCGGCCCCTCCGGTGTGCCCGCCGCGGAGCTGGTCGGGGGAGACGCGGAGGCGACGCGGGCCGTGGGGTGGGTCCTGCGGGACCACTTCGTGGTCGGGACCCTCGACGAGGCCGAGACCCTCGTCGCCGCGCGGGCCGACGCGGTGGCCGTGACCGTGGACGGGGACGTCCTCGGCGCGCACCTCGCGCACGGCGGCTCCGCCGGTGCGCCCAGCCTGATCGAGGTACAGGCGGCCGTCGACGAGGCGGCGGCGGAGCTGGCCCGGCTGGACGCGCGGTGCCTGGAGCTGGGCGAGGTACAGGCGGCCGCCCAGGCGCGGCGCAAGGCCGCGGCGGCCCTGGTCGAGGAGCTCGCCGAGCGCCGGCGGGCCGCGGAGCAGGCCCGCGCCGGGGTCGCGCAGCAGCTCGGGCGGCTCGCCGGGCAGGCGAAGGGGGCCGCGGGCGAAGCCGAGCGCACTGCCGCCGCCGCGGCCAAGGCCCAGGACGCGCTGGAGCAGGCGCTGATGGACGTGGAGGAGTGCGCGGAGCAGCTGGCGACGGCCGAGGAGATGCCGGTCGAGGAGGAGCCCGACTCCGCGGTGCGGGACCGGCTCGCCGCCGACGGCGCCAACGCCCGCCAGACCGAGATGGAGGCCCGGCTGCAGCTGCGGACCCACGAGGAGCGGGTCAAGGGGCTGGCGGGAAGGGCCGACTCGCTCGACCGGGCGGCCCGCGCGGAACGTGAGGCCCGCACCCGCGCCGAACGCCGCCGGGCCCGGCTGCGGCACGAGGCGGAAGTGGCCCGGGCGGTCGCCGACGGGGCCCGGCAGCTGCTCGCGCACGTGGAGGTGTCGCTGCGCAGGGCCGACGAGGAGCGCGCCGGGGCCGAGTACGCCAAGGGCCTGCGCGAGCAGGAGCTCGCCGCGGCCAGGAACAGCGGCCGGGACCTGAAGGGCGAGCTCGACAAGCTCACCGACTCCGTGCACCGCGGGGAGGTGCTGGGCGCCGAGAAGCGGCTGCGCATCGAGGCGGTGGAGGCCAAGGCGCTGGAGGAGTTCGGCATGGAGGCGGCCGGGCTCGTCGCCGAGTACGGGCCCGACCAGCCGGTGCCGCCCTCCCCGCCCGCCGAGGGCGAGACGCTGCCGGAGGACGCCGGGCACCCGCGGAACCTGCCCGGCCCCTTCGTCCGCGCCCAGCAGGAGAAGCGGCTCAGGGCGGCCGAGCGCGCCTACCAGCAGCTCGGCAAGGTCAACCCGCTCGCGCTGGAGGAGTTCGCGGCGCTGGAGGAGCGCCACCAGTTCCTCAGCGAGCAGCTGGAGGACCTGCGCAAGACGCGCGCCGACCTCCTTCACGTGGTGAAGGAGGTCGACGAGCGCGTCGAACAGGTCTTCACCGAGGCGTACCGGGACACGGCCCGGGAGTTCGAGGGGGTCTTCTCGCGGCTGTTCCCCGGCGGCGAGGGCCGACTCGTTCTCACCGACCCCGACAACATGCTGACCACCGGCGTCGACGTCGAAGCCCGCCCGCCGGGCAAGAAGGTCAAGCGGCTGTCGCTGCTCTCGGGCGGCGAGCGCTCGCTGACGGCCGTGGCCCTGCTGGTGTCCATCTTCAAGGCGCGGCCCAGCCCGTTCTACGTGATGGACGAGGTCGAGGCCGCGCTCGACGACACCAACCTGCAGCGGCTGATCCGGATCATGGAGGAGCTCCAGGAGAGCTCCCAGCTGATCGTCATCACCCACCAGAAGCGGACGATGGAGGTCGCCGACGCGCTCTACGGCGTCTCGATGCAGGGCGACGGGGTCTCCAAGGTCATCAGTCAGCGGCTGCGCTGACCAGTTCACTTCAGGAAGTGAACGCTGTGGCCCTCTTCACTCCGGCATGACCGGTTCTTCCTCGCTCTTGACTTCAGAAAGTGAAGCCATAGGCTCTGCTGTGCCGTGTCCGACGTTCAGGTGGTGGTGAGCAGTTTGCTGTGCGCCACTGGAGGAACACGCGCACAGACGCACACCCCCACACCGCCCGCCGTCGGCGCCGGGCCCAGGAGCGCATCTTGACCAGCACAGCGAACGCACCCGCGTCGGGCGGAGGCCGGGCGGCACGCCCCGACCATCTCGGGCACGTCATCTTCATCGCCGCGGCCGCGGCGATGGGCGGTTTCCTCTTCGGCTACGACAGCTCCGTCATCAACGGCGCGGTCGTCGCCATCCGCGAACGGTTCGACGTCGGGTCCGCGGCGCTCGCCCAGGTGATCGCCGCCGCGCTGATCGGCTGCGCCATCGGCGCCGCCACGGCCGGCCGCATGGCCGACCGGATCGGCCGCATCCGCTGCATGCAGATCGCTGCCGTCCTCTTCACCGCGAGCGCCATCGGCTCGGCCCTTCCGTTCGCCCTGTGGGACCTGGCCATGTGGCGCGTCATCGGCGGCTTCGGCATCGGCATGGCCTCCGTCATCGGCCCCGCCTACATCGCCGAGGTGTCCCCGGCCGCCTACCGCGGCCGGCTCGCCTCCTTCCAGCAGGCGGCGATCGTCATCGGCATCGCCGTCTCCCAGCTCGTCAACTGGGGCCTGCTGAACCTCGCCGACGGCAACCAGCGCGGTGAGATCGCCGGCCTGGAGGCCTGGCAGTGGATGCTCGGCGTCATGGTCGTCCCGGCCGTGATCTACGGGCTGCTGTCCTTCGTCATCCCGGAGTCCCCCCGCTACCTGATCTCCGCCGGCCGCACCGAGCAGGCCAAGAAGGTGCTGCGCGAGGTCGAGGGCTCGAAGATCGACATCGACGCGCGTGCCGCCGAGATCGAGCACGCGATGCACTCCGAGCAGAAGTCCACCTTCAAGGACCTGCTGGGCGGCCGCTTCGGCTTCCTGCCCATCGTCTGGATCGGCATCGGCCTCTCCGTCTTCCAGCAGCTCGTCGGCATCAACGTGATCTTCTACTACAGCTCCTCGCTGTGGCAGTCCGTCGGCATCGACCCGACCAGCTCGTTCCTCTACTCCTTCACCACGTCGATCATCAACATCATCGGCACGGTGATCGCGATGGTTCTCGTCGACCGGATCGGCCGCAAGCCGCTCGCCCTCATCGGCTCGGCGGGCATGGCCGTCTCCCTGGGCCTGTGCGCGTGGGCGTTCTCCTTCAAGGAGGAGATCGGCGGCACCATCTCGATCCCCAGCACCCAGGGCACGGTCGCGCTGATCGCCGCCCACGCCTTCGTGCTCTTCTTCGCCCTGTCCTGGGGCGTGGTGGTCTGGGTGCTGCTCGGCGAGATGTTCCCGAACCGCATCCGGGCCGCGGCCCTCGGTGTCGCCGCATCGGCCCAGTGGATCGCCAACTGGGTCATCACCGTGTCGTTCCCGTCCCTGTCGGACTGGAGCCTGTCCGGCGCGTACGTCATC from Streptomyces sp. NBC_00190 harbors:
- a CDS encoding sugar porter family MFS transporter, translated to MTSTANAPASGGGRAARPDHLGHVIFIAAAAAMGGFLFGYDSSVINGAVVAIRERFDVGSAALAQVIAAALIGCAIGAATAGRMADRIGRIRCMQIAAVLFTASAIGSALPFALWDLAMWRVIGGFGIGMASVIGPAYIAEVSPAAYRGRLASFQQAAIVIGIAVSQLVNWGLLNLADGNQRGEIAGLEAWQWMLGVMVVPAVIYGLLSFVIPESPRYLISAGRTEQAKKVLREVEGSKIDIDARAAEIEHAMHSEQKSTFKDLLGGRFGFLPIVWIGIGLSVFQQLVGINVIFYYSSSLWQSVGIDPTSSFLYSFTTSIINIIGTVIAMVLVDRIGRKPLALIGSAGMAVSLGLCAWAFSFKEEIGGTISIPSTQGTVALIAAHAFVLFFALSWGVVVWVLLGEMFPNRIRAAALGVAASAQWIANWVITVSFPSLSDWSLSGAYVIYTVFALLSIPFILKWVPETKGKALEEMG
- a CDS encoding AAA family ATPase yields the protein MHLKSLTLRGFKSFASATTLRFEPGITCVVGPNGSGKSNVVDALSWVMGEQGAKSLRGGKMEDVIFAGTTGRPPLGRAEVSLTIDNSDGALPIDYAEVTITRIMFRGGSSEYQINGDTCRLLDIQELLSDSGIGREMHVIVGQGQLDSVLHADPMGRRAFIEEAAGVLKHRKRKEKALRKLDAMQANLARVQDLNEELRRQLKPLGRQAAVARRAAVIQADLRDARLRLLADDLVTLRRALDAEIADEAALKERKEAAEARLAEALRREAELEEAVRELAPRLQRAQRTWYELSQLAERVRGTASLADARVKSATAPVEEERRGRDPEDMEREAARIREQEAELTAALEAASHALEDTAAHRAELERALAAEERRLRDAARAIADRREALARLTGRLGAARSRAGAAQAEIDRLVAARDEAEARAVAAQEEYEALAEEVGGLDDASVEGEYEAARAALAAAEAELGAARDALTAAERSRAAVSARRDALALGLRRKDGTGALLAARVQLAGLLGPAAERLSVTPGYEAAVAAALGSAADALAVASPGAAAEAIRHLRGTDAGRATLLITPPPVLPAQSQAPAHAPADPSAPPLPGRASGPGAAVPGQVLAEAGGGSPHPTASRNRVLPGPSGVPAAELVGGDAEATRAVGWVLRDHFVVGTLDEAETLVAARADAVAVTVDGDVLGAHLAHGGSAGAPSLIEVQAAVDEAAAELARLDARCLELGEVQAAAQARRKAAAALVEELAERRRAAEQARAGVAQQLGRLAGQAKGAAGEAERTAAAAAKAQDALEQALMDVEECAEQLATAEEMPVEEEPDSAVRDRLAADGANARQTEMEARLQLRTHEERVKGLAGRADSLDRAARAEREARTRAERRRARLRHEAEVARAVADGARQLLAHVEVSLRRADEERAGAEYAKGLREQELAAARNSGRDLKGELDKLTDSVHRGEVLGAEKRLRIEAVEAKALEEFGMEAAGLVAEYGPDQPVPPSPPAEGETLPEDAGHPRNLPGPFVRAQQEKRLRAAERAYQQLGKVNPLALEEFAALEERHQFLSEQLEDLRKTRADLLHVVKEVDERVEQVFTEAYRDTAREFEGVFSRLFPGGEGRLVLTDPDNMLTTGVDVEARPPGKKVKRLSLLSGGERSLTAVALLVSIFKARPSPFYVMDEVEAALDDTNLQRLIRIMEELQESSQLIVITHQKRTMEVADALYGVSMQGDGVSKVISQRLR